In one window of Thiobacillus sp. DNA:
- a CDS encoding glutamate--cysteine ligase: protein MRPLHAFSAFGVELEYMIVDRDTLSVHPMADALLRDGWGSPVTELSRDRLGWSNKLTLHLIEIKNLAPEPDLESLVSDFQAEVREINHRLTSREAQLMPTGMHPWMDPSRECRLWPHKHAEIYQAYDRIFDCHHQGFANIQSLQLNLPFADDREFARLHAAVRLLLPLLPALAASSPLAWGGPTGFLDTRLEAYLTHQGRVPETMGMIIPDTIASPGEYRDLILGPMYQALAPLDPAGTLRHEWLNARGVIPRFDRMALEIRLMDMQEHPGADLAVCAAVAAAARRLFRAGEDPAVFKAQQDYPTETLAEMLRAAARDADRMKITDPAYLALLDMPPATCTAGETWRHLMEAWWREEPTQRQAWGQPLDVILEHGPLARRILRAVGAECPRSLQETVYWSLCDCLDKGYSFVW from the coding sequence ATGAGACCCCTGCATGCCTTCTCCGCCTTCGGCGTGGAACTGGAATACATGATCGTGGACCGGGACACCCTCTCGGTACACCCCATGGCCGACGCCCTGTTGCGGGATGGCTGGGGCAGTCCCGTGACCGAGTTGAGCAGGGACCGGCTGGGCTGGTCCAACAAACTCACCCTGCACCTCATCGAGATCAAGAACCTGGCGCCGGAGCCGGATCTGGAAAGCCTGGTGTCGGATTTCCAGGCCGAGGTGCGGGAGATCAACCACCGCCTGACCAGCCGGGAAGCCCAGCTCATGCCCACGGGCATGCACCCCTGGATGGACCCCTCCCGGGAATGCCGGCTGTGGCCCCACAAGCACGCCGAGATCTACCAGGCCTACGACCGCATCTTCGACTGCCACCACCAGGGCTTCGCCAACATCCAGAGCCTGCAACTGAACCTGCCCTTCGCCGACGACCGTGAGTTCGCGCGCCTGCATGCAGCCGTCCGCCTGCTGCTGCCCCTGCTGCCGGCGCTGGCTGCCAGCTCTCCCCTGGCCTGGGGTGGTCCCACCGGCTTCCTGGACACCCGCCTGGAGGCCTATCTCACCCACCAGGGCCGGGTGCCGGAAACCATGGGCATGATCATCCCGGACACCATCGCCAGCCCCGGCGAGTACCGTGACCTGATCCTGGGGCCCATGTACCAGGCCTTGGCCCCTCTGGACCCGGCGGGCACCCTGCGGCACGAGTGGCTCAACGCCCGGGGCGTCATCCCCCGCTTCGACCGCATGGCGCTGGAGATCAGACTCATGGACATGCAGGAACATCCCGGGGCTGACCTGGCGGTGTGCGCCGCCGTGGCGGCAGCCGCCCGGCGGCTCTTCCGGGCGGGGGAAGACCCGGCGGTATTCAAGGCCCAGCAGGATTATCCCACGGAAACCCTGGCGGAAATGCTGCGGGCAGCCGCCAGGGACGCGGACCGGATGAAAATCACGGATCCAGCCTACCTGGCCCTGCTGGACATGCCCCCCGCCACCTGCACCGCCGGCGAGACTTGGCGACACCTCATGGAGGCCTGGTGGCGGGAGGAACCCACCCAGCGCCAGGCCTGGGGCCAGCCCCTGGACGTGATCCTGGAACACGGCCCCCTGGCCCGCCGCATCCTGCGGGCCGTGGGCGCGGAATGCCCTCGCTCCCTGCAGGAAACCGTGTACTGGTCCCTGTGCGACTGCCTGGACAAGGGCTACTCCTTCGTCTGGTAA
- a CDS encoding rhomboid family intramembrane serine protease: protein MSKHMVGKLLMANLTLFVAQSMYGDELLRWLGLWPLGLFGLDSTNMLAPSFMPWQVVSYAFLHGGLLHLGLNMYALWMFGRQLEAVWGPYRFAAYYFACVVGAALTQLVVSEYVLLQGGSAYPVIGASGGVFGLLLAFALLFPRARLMLLFPPIAVEVRWFVLGYAALELYFGVTGTSEGVAHFAHLGGMFTGWLLLRHRRRRF, encoded by the coding sequence ATGAGCAAACACATGGTCGGCAAACTGCTGATGGCCAATCTGACGCTGTTCGTCGCCCAGTCGATGTATGGCGACGAATTGCTGCGCTGGCTGGGCCTGTGGCCCCTGGGGCTGTTTGGCCTGGACTCCACGAACATGCTGGCGCCGTCCTTCATGCCCTGGCAGGTTGTGAGCTATGCCTTCCTGCACGGTGGGCTGCTGCACCTGGGCCTGAACATGTACGCCCTGTGGATGTTCGGCCGTCAACTGGAGGCGGTGTGGGGGCCTTACCGTTTCGCCGCCTACTACTTCGCCTGCGTGGTGGGCGCCGCCCTGACCCAGCTGGTGGTCTCCGAATACGTGCTGCTCCAGGGCGGCAGCGCCTATCCGGTCATCGGCGCCTCCGGGGGGGTGTTCGGCCTGCTGCTGGCCTTCGCCCTGCTGTTTCCCCGGGCGCGCCTCATGCTGCTGTTCCCTCCCATTGCCGTGGAGGTTCGCTGGTTCGTCCTGGGCTATGCCGCCCTTGAACTGTATTTCGGTGTCACTGGCACCTCCGAGGGCGTAGCCCACTTCGCCCACCTGGGGGGGATGTTCACCGGCTGGCTGCTGCTACGGCACCGGCGCCGGCGCTTCTGA
- the dsrA gene encoding dissimilatory-type sulfite reductase subunit alpha — MNKLPDTPLLNELESGPWPSFVTGLKHLAEDSPMMVDLLGQLETSYRTKLGYWKGGTVGVMGYGGGVIPRFTELKDEHGKPIFPEAAEFHTLRIQPPAGMHYSSDLLRQLCDTWLESGGSGLIAFHGQSGDIMFQGIRTENVQKAFDGLNELGFDMGGAGPALRTSMSCVGAARCEMSCYDEARALRTVINNNIDDMHRPSLPYKFKFKFSGCPNDCVNAIQRSDMATIGTWRDNIRADETLARAWFAEHGIKDAINMVVNLCPTKAIQLSDNSDAPLAEGITRVVLSDAHALEIDNHNCVRCMHCLNVMPGALLPGKDKGVTVLIGGKGVLKIGATMGTVIIPFMKMESDEDFEKLNDLARNVLDFFAENALEHERTGEMIERIGLVNFLEGLNLEIDPNMIIHPRTNPYVRTDGWDEEAEKWFARKTEAAANHAGSQIARAA; from the coding sequence ATGAACAAATTGCCCGACACCCCCCTACTGAACGAACTGGAGTCCGGCCCCTGGCCATCCTTCGTCACGGGCCTCAAGCACCTGGCGGAAGACAGCCCCATGATGGTGGACCTGCTGGGCCAGCTGGAAACCTCCTATCGCACCAAGCTCGGCTACTGGAAAGGCGGCACGGTGGGAGTGATGGGCTATGGCGGCGGGGTGATTCCGCGCTTCACCGAGTTGAAGGACGAACACGGCAAGCCGATCTTTCCCGAGGCGGCGGAATTCCACACCCTGCGCATCCAGCCCCCGGCGGGCATGCATTACAGCTCCGATCTGCTGCGCCAGTTGTGCGATACCTGGCTGGAATCGGGTGGCTCGGGCCTCATCGCCTTCCACGGCCAGTCCGGCGACATCATGTTCCAGGGCATCAGGACCGAGAACGTGCAGAAGGCCTTCGACGGCCTCAATGAACTGGGATTCGACATGGGCGGCGCCGGCCCCGCTCTGCGTACCTCCATGTCCTGCGTGGGCGCCGCCCGTTGCGAGATGTCCTGTTATGACGAGGCCCGCGCCCTGCGCACCGTCATCAACAACAACATCGACGACATGCACCGGCCGTCCCTGCCTTACAAGTTCAAGTTCAAGTTCTCCGGCTGCCCCAACGACTGCGTCAACGCCATCCAGCGCTCGGACATGGCCACCATCGGCACCTGGCGCGACAACATCCGCGCCGACGAGACGCTGGCCCGGGCATGGTTCGCCGAGCACGGCATCAAGGACGCCATCAACATGGTGGTGAACCTGTGCCCCACCAAGGCGATACAGCTGTCGGACAACTCGGATGCACCCCTGGCGGAAGGCATCACCCGGGTGGTGCTGTCCGACGCGCACGCCCTGGAGATCGACAACCACAACTGCGTGCGCTGCATGCACTGCCTGAACGTCATGCCCGGCGCCCTGCTGCCCGGCAAGGACAAGGGCGTGACGGTGCTTATCGGCGGCAAGGGTGTGTTGAAGATCGGTGCCACCATGGGCACGGTCATCATCCCGTTCATGAAGATGGAGTCCGACGAGGACTTCGAGAAACTCAACGACCTGGCCCGCAACGTGCTGGACTTCTTTGCCGAGAACGCCCTGGAGCACGAGCGCACAGGGGAGATGATCGAGCGCATCGGCCTGGTGAACTTCCTGGAAGGCCTGAACCTGGAGATCGACCCGAACATGATCATCCACCCCCGTACCAACCCCTACGTGCGCACCGACGGCTGGGACGAGGAAGCCGAGAAGTGGTTCGCACGCAAGACCGAGGCGGCGGCCAACCATGCCGGCAGCCAGATAGCCAGGGCGGCCTGA
- a CDS encoding AF1514 family protein, whose translation MRTIRIEYFDQELSYKHAKFLAWDTARKERMQDPTVMAWHTPQAASPRFEGGNPDSWWEKYGEGNGGRLRVDVGEDYAFVMMDTRAYETLDHIPLRNLLDGQGRQYVCYTPILGDSRTPTPEACYPLDDWTADQY comes from the coding sequence ATGAGAACCATACGTATCGAATATTTCGACCAAGAACTGTCCTACAAGCATGCCAAGTTCCTGGCCTGGGATACAGCTCGTAAAGAGCGCATGCAGGATCCCACCGTCATGGCCTGGCACACCCCGCAAGCCGCGTCTCCCCGATTCGAGGGCGGCAATCCGGACAGCTGGTGGGAAAAATACGGCGAAGGCAATGGCGGGCGCCTGCGCGTGGACGTGGGTGAGGACTATGCCTTCGTCATGATGGACACCCGGGCCTACGAGACCCTTGATCACATTCCCCTGCGCAACCTGCTGGATGGCCAGGGCCGGCAATACGTCTGCTACACCCCCATCCTGGGGGATTCCCGGACACCCACGCCCGAGGCTTGTTACCCCCTGGATGACTGGACCGCGGACCAATATTGA
- a CDS encoding EAL domain-containing protein, with translation MASSLSQQQALHYIRAKVDQLLTVMGTMPLRPEELDDSTLIDLDPIGIIAESFRQVIDHLNETNQRLSVATSEIRTILDTLGAAIVVMDMDDRIEDCNPQALEWFFGGVDKARIIGRPANEACNCAEGMVDLRARADGTSHVACVYGRDMQVVASKILDEAGNHAKTVMLFTDISQQKATERHLRLYSEVFRHVGEGIMITDADKRIIEVNEAVTRITGYDRDELIASRPEILRSGLHDEAFYELLWRTVRGQGFWQGEILDRTKDGRLIPLLENISEVRDGEGRLTHHIAVMTDISFLKETQTRLDFLAHHDALTELPNRLLFNDRLAHAIDFAHRDGRALALLFIDLDRFKNINDSLGHHIGDLLLVEAARRLRALVRTADTLARLGGDEFVVLMETGASHGAATNLAGKIVSAFKQPFQVGGVDLHIGCSIGVTLFPEDGDDAATLLKNADVAMYRAKEAGREGHVRYSAELSEAMRRKLELDNALRTAVREGAFELHYQPIIDLAQGRPRACEALIRWPDGPVSARSPDRFIPVAEEMRLILPLGEWILRQALGHKRAWREGGLELDYVSVNISAVQLAQPDFTERVVALLAECGVAGHELQIELTENVLMADIELCAWVLARLREHGIRVAIDDFGTGYSSLAYLKQLPIDNLKIDRSFVRDIPDDPNDCAIASAVIGLARTLGLEAIAEGIETQAQQDYLASVGCGIVQGFLHGRPMPEGEFAAYVRESARIR, from the coding sequence GTGGCATCTTCTCTCAGTCAGCAGCAAGCCCTGCACTACATCCGCGCCAAAGTGGACCAGTTGCTCACGGTCATGGGGACAATGCCCCTGCGGCCCGAGGAACTGGACGACAGCACCCTGATCGATCTGGACCCCATCGGCATCATCGCCGAGTCCTTCAGGCAGGTGATCGACCATCTCAACGAGACCAACCAGCGCCTCTCAGTGGCTACCAGCGAGATACGTACCATCCTGGACACCCTGGGGGCGGCCATCGTCGTGATGGACATGGATGACCGCATCGAGGACTGCAACCCCCAGGCCCTCGAGTGGTTCTTCGGCGGGGTGGACAAGGCCCGGATCATCGGCCGGCCCGCCAATGAGGCCTGCAACTGCGCGGAAGGGATGGTGGACCTGCGGGCCAGGGCCGATGGCACGAGCCATGTGGCCTGCGTCTACGGCCGCGACATGCAGGTAGTGGCCAGCAAGATCCTCGACGAGGCCGGCAACCACGCCAAGACGGTGATGCTGTTCACCGACATCAGCCAGCAGAAGGCCACCGAGCGGCACCTGCGCCTTTACTCCGAGGTCTTCAGGCACGTGGGCGAAGGCATCATGATCACGGATGCCGACAAACGCATCATCGAGGTCAATGAAGCGGTGACCCGCATCACCGGCTACGACCGTGATGAACTGATCGCCAGCCGGCCGGAAATCCTCAGGTCCGGCCTCCACGACGAGGCCTTCTACGAGCTTCTTTGGCGCACCGTGCGGGGCCAGGGCTTCTGGCAGGGGGAAATTCTGGACCGGACCAAGGACGGCCGCCTGATCCCCCTGCTGGAAAACATCAGCGAGGTGCGGGACGGGGAGGGGCGGCTGACCCATCACATCGCGGTCATGACGGACATCTCGTTCCTAAAGGAGACCCAGACCCGGCTGGATTTCCTGGCCCACCACGACGCCCTGACGGAGCTGCCAAACCGCCTGCTGTTCAACGATCGCCTGGCCCATGCCATCGACTTCGCCCACCGAGACGGTCGTGCCCTGGCCCTGCTGTTCATCGACCTGGACCGCTTCAAGAACATCAACGATAGCCTGGGCCACCATATCGGCGACCTGCTGCTGGTTGAGGCGGCGCGACGCTTGCGGGCCCTGGTACGCACTGCCGACACCCTGGCCCGCCTGGGGGGGGACGAATTCGTGGTGCTGATGGAAACGGGGGCCAGCCATGGGGCGGCCACCAACCTGGCCGGCAAGATCGTGTCTGCCTTCAAGCAGCCGTTCCAGGTAGGCGGCGTCGACCTGCACATCGGCTGCAGCATCGGCGTCACCCTGTTTCCGGAGGATGGCGACGATGCGGCCACCCTGCTCAAGAACGCGGACGTGGCCATGTACCGGGCCAAGGAGGCGGGGCGGGAAGGCCACGTGCGCTACAGCGCCGAGCTGTCCGAGGCCATGCGCCGGAAACTGGAACTGGACAACGCCCTGCGGACCGCCGTGCGCGAGGGCGCCTTCGAGTTGCATTACCAGCCCATCATCGACCTTGCGCAGGGCAGGCCGAGGGCCTGCGAGGCCCTCATCCGCTGGCCTGACGGACCGGTATCGGCCCGTAGCCCGGACCGTTTCATCCCCGTGGCCGAGGAGATGCGCCTCATCCTGCCCCTGGGCGAATGGATCCTGCGCCAGGCCCTGGGTCACAAGCGTGCCTGGCGGGAGGGCGGCCTGGAACTGGACTACGTATCCGTGAACATCTCGGCGGTACAACTTGCCCAGCCGGATTTCACCGAGCGGGTGGTGGCCCTGCTGGCGGAGTGTGGCGTGGCGGGCCACGAACTGCAGATCGAGCTCACCGAGAACGTGCTCATGGCGGACATCGAGCTGTGCGCCTGGGTGCTCGCCCGGTTGCGGGAGCATGGCATCCGCGTGGCCATCGACGATTTCGGCACGGGCTATTCGTCCCTGGCCTACCTGAAGCAATTGCCCATCGACAACCTCAAGATCGACCGCTCCTTCGTGCGTGACATCCCGGACGACCCCAACGATTGCGCCATTGCTTCCGCCGTCATCGGCCTTGCCCGGACTCTGGGCCTGGAGGCCATCGCCGAGGGTATCGAGACCCAGGCACAACAGGATTACCTGGCCAGCGTGGGCTGCGGCATCGTGCAGGGCTTCCTGCACGGCCGTCCCATGCCAGAGGGCGAGTTCGCTGCCTATGTCAGGGAATCCGCAAGGATCCGCTGA
- a CDS encoding sulfurtransferase TusA family protein, protein MPETIDIDIRGQLCPSCLLLTLRELNQHVTAIRAGDTEVVVVTDDRQATATIPAAADRMGLMAQVDRLDELYRIRVFGNP, encoded by the coding sequence ATGCCAGAAACCATCGACATCGACATCCGCGGCCAACTCTGTCCCTCGTGCCTGTTGCTCACCCTGAGGGAGCTGAATCAGCACGTTACGGCCATCCGCGCAGGCGATACCGAGGTGGTGGTGGTGACCGACGACCGTCAGGCCACCGCGACGATCCCGGCGGCGGCGGACCGTATGGGCCTAATGGCCCAGGTGGACCGGCTGGACGAGCTTTACCGTATTCGCGTTTTCGGCAATCCCTGA
- a CDS encoding YeeE/YedE family protein: MHRSDFCVTACFRDALLFRDFFLMRQMLLLVVVSMALFEAGRLTGLISIHPFPLLGPPSLTNALGGFVFGIGMVLAGGCVCGSLYKLGAGSATSLLAVAGMLAGSALYAEIHPLWAGFAKETVLVNDVVTLPQWLGLEPVALLLPLVAAGGYWLLQEFRAGRMDRPAFAAGHLAPWRAALIIAGLGFASYVLIGMPLGITTTYAKLGAGIESLFAPEHVAGLEYFALQPLNYTPPFADRPITGGPGPGLDGIAAIQYPLLLGIVAGSLFSAARLGEWRPRWRLPPRQFASALAGGLLLGLAARMAPSCNVWHLWGGVPILAMQSLLFLAGLLPGTWVGGRLLVRFVVR; this comes from the coding sequence ATGCACCGCTCCGATTTTTGCGTCACCGCCTGCTTCCGGGATGCCCTCCTGTTCCGGGACTTCTTCCTCATGCGCCAGATGCTGCTGCTGGTGGTGGTCAGCATGGCGCTGTTCGAGGCGGGGCGCCTGACGGGGCTGATCTCCATCCATCCCTTTCCCCTGCTGGGGCCACCCTCCCTGACCAATGCCCTGGGTGGGTTCGTGTTCGGCATCGGCATGGTGCTGGCGGGCGGCTGCGTGTGCGGCAGTCTTTACAAGCTGGGAGCGGGTAGTGCCACCAGTCTGCTGGCGGTGGCGGGCATGTTGGCCGGTTCGGCGCTGTATGCGGAGATCCACCCCCTGTGGGCGGGCTTCGCCAAGGAGACGGTGTTGGTTAACGATGTCGTCACCCTGCCCCAGTGGCTGGGCCTGGAGCCGGTCGCCCTCCTGTTGCCCCTGGTGGCCGCGGGCGGCTACTGGCTGCTGCAAGAGTTCCGGGCCGGGCGCATGGACCGTCCCGCCTTCGCGGCGGGTCATCTGGCCCCCTGGAGGGCGGCCCTCATCATCGCCGGCCTGGGCTTCGCTTCCTATGTGCTCATCGGCATGCCCCTGGGCATCACCACCACCTACGCCAAGCTGGGGGCGGGCATCGAATCCCTGTTCGCGCCGGAGCACGTGGCAGGACTGGAATATTTTGCATTGCAACCCCTCAACTACACGCCCCCCTTCGCGGACCGGCCCATCACCGGCGGGCCCGGGCCTGGCCTGGACGGGATTGCCGCCATCCAGTATCCGTTGCTGCTGGGCATCGTCGCGGGCTCCCTGTTCTCGGCTGCGCGGCTGGGGGAATGGCGTCCCCGCTGGCGCCTCCCGCCGCGCCAGTTCGCCTCGGCCCTGGCGGGCGGGCTGCTGCTGGGCCTGGCGGCGCGCATGGCACCATCCTGCAACGTCTGGCACCTCTGGGGCGGAGTGCCCATCCTGGCCATGCAGAGCCTGCTGTTCCTGGCGGGCCTGCTGCCCGGCACCTGGGTGGGTGGACGCCTGCTGGTCCGCTTCGTGGTACGTTAA
- a CDS encoding adenylate/guanylate cyclase domain-containing protein codes for MRRPIRLKIFSITLVLLALMVVVTWLSVLNSRQLNNQVRALADVYLPMQNQVASVEILIRQQMVHLERVLLGMQAARPDQAFLEKESSDFDARGINADQIVDSSLRMLGEAEKDPAIQLDSVTLAVLKQQLPNLQTARQDFHRTFRLYQIEAEEGTARSAGLVRENLLREKDKLDLEIGKAIDLLNKLTTDTAAQAKAEEARSVRLNWTITAIATTLGLIFAWWVSRSLVEPIRRLLKGTQSVEHGDLEVHIQVQTRDELATLADSFNHMVVGLREKERIKTTFGQYVDPRIVKGLLENRLSTEGGQRQVMSVFFSDLAGFTRMCEGLTPDTAVRFLNRYFALMAQVIQDRQGIIDKYIGDSVMAYWGQPFTEASHHAALCCEAALDQRAQLDAFRADLPNVLGVRHGLPHVEVRMGIASGEVLVGNIGSETARGYTVIGDTVNLASRLEQANKFYGTRILVSAETRQQAGDAFDFREIDSLQVAGRGEPERVYELLGRRGDADGGLVSHYEAGLAAYRARNWEAATEAFQACLGLAPDDRPSQVILDRIDNFRQTPPPADWDGIWVATGK; via the coding sequence ATGCGCCGCCCCATCCGACTGAAGATCTTCAGCATCACCCTGGTCCTGCTGGCCCTGATGGTGGTGGTGACCTGGCTGTCGGTGCTGAACTCGAGGCAGCTCAACAACCAGGTGCGGGCACTGGCTGACGTCTACCTGCCAATGCAGAACCAGGTGGCCAGCGTGGAGATTCTCATCCGCCAGCAGATGGTGCACTTGGAGCGTGTATTGCTGGGCATGCAGGCGGCCAGGCCCGACCAGGCCTTCCTGGAAAAGGAGTCTTCCGATTTCGACGCCCGGGGCATCAACGCCGACCAGATCGTGGATTCCTCCCTGCGCATGCTGGGAGAGGCCGAGAAGGACCCGGCCATCCAGCTGGATAGTGTAACCCTGGCGGTATTGAAGCAGCAGCTGCCCAATCTCCAGACCGCGCGCCAGGATTTCCATCGCACCTTCCGCCTGTATCAGATCGAGGCGGAGGAAGGCACGGCCCGCTCCGCAGGTCTGGTGAGGGAGAACCTGCTGCGGGAAAAGGACAAGCTGGACCTGGAGATTGGCAAGGCCATCGACCTGCTCAACAAGCTCACCACGGATACCGCCGCCCAGGCCAAGGCGGAGGAGGCCCGTTCCGTGCGCCTCAACTGGACCATCACCGCCATCGCCACCACCCTGGGCCTCATCTTCGCCTGGTGGGTGAGCCGCTCCCTGGTGGAGCCCATCCGTCGCCTGCTCAAGGGCACCCAGTCCGTTGAACACGGTGACCTGGAGGTGCACATCCAGGTGCAGACCCGGGACGAACTGGCCACCCTGGCGGACTCCTTCAACCACATGGTGGTGGGCTTGCGGGAGAAGGAGCGCATCAAGACCACCTTCGGCCAGTACGTGGACCCCCGCATCGTCAAGGGCCTGCTGGAGAACCGCCTGTCGACGGAGGGCGGCCAGCGCCAGGTGATGAGCGTGTTCTTCTCGGACCTGGCAGGCTTCACCCGCATGTGCGAGGGCCTGACACCGGACACGGCGGTGCGCTTCCTCAACCGCTACTTCGCCCTCATGGCCCAGGTGATCCAGGATCGCCAGGGCATCATCGACAAATACATCGGCGATTCAGTGATGGCCTACTGGGGCCAGCCCTTCACCGAGGCCTCCCACCATGCGGCCCTGTGTTGCGAGGCGGCCCTGGACCAACGGGCCCAGCTGGATGCCTTCCGCGCCGACCTGCCGAACGTGCTGGGGGTGCGCCATGGCCTGCCCCACGTTGAAGTCCGCATGGGCATCGCCTCCGGGGAGGTGCTAGTGGGCAACATAGGTTCCGAGACCGCCCGGGGCTACACGGTCATTGGCGACACCGTGAACCTGGCCTCCCGCCTGGAGCAGGCCAACAAGTTCTATGGCACCCGCATCCTGGTGAGCGCGGAGACTCGGCAGCAGGCCGGCGACGCCTTCGACTTCCGCGAGATCGACAGTCTCCAGGTGGCAGGCCGCGGCGAACCGGAACGGGTTTACGAACTGCTGGGCCGGCGGGGCGATGCGGACGGGGGGCTGGTTTCCCATTACGAGGCGGGCCTCGCCGCCTATCGTGCCCGGAACTGGGAGGCCGCCACGGAGGCCTTCCAGGCCTGCCTGGGCCTTGCGCCGGACGACCGTCCCAGCCAGGTCATCCTGGACCGCATCGACAACTTCCGCCAGACCCCGCCCCCGGCGGACTGGGACGGCATCTGGGTGGCCACGGGCAAGTAG
- a CDS encoding HDOD domain-containing protein has translation MAGHDWWGAAQWAAYFEYKDMPIKAASKDALSRLEADGEEHLSGHEYAALLLDDPLLALRLIKEANRRLPRHLARDITTPLGVLLALGTEQFKEQILQAPVVEDGNTGFIASEHRSSLGARIAHAWGGLHYDLDQGELALAALLADAGEIELWAFAPELPRKALDELQSGRASRSDQAQQQACGFAFRELTLLLIEKWNLPRLILQLIRGDEGLRARLARLAVNAGRHLSYGHADPALPHDLVEASQLTHASIPQVAQCLPGLAEGERVALIAAAEALPEQPSGNPH, from the coding sequence ATGGCAGGACATGACTGGTGGGGCGCAGCCCAATGGGCGGCCTACTTCGAGTACAAGGACATGCCCATCAAGGCGGCCAGCAAGGATGCCTTGAGTCGCCTGGAGGCGGACGGAGAGGAACACCTCTCAGGCCATGAATATGCCGCGCTGCTGCTGGACGACCCCCTGCTTGCCCTGCGCCTGATCAAAGAGGCGAACCGCCGCCTGCCCCGACACCTTGCCCGGGACATCACCACGCCCCTGGGCGTGCTGCTGGCCCTGGGTACCGAGCAGTTCAAGGAACAGATTCTCCAGGCCCCCGTGGTGGAAGATGGCAATACCGGCTTCATCGCCAGCGAGCACCGTTCATCCCTCGGCGCCCGCATCGCCCATGCCTGGGGCGGGCTGCATTATGACCTGGACCAGGGGGAACTGGCCCTGGCCGCCCTGCTGGCGGATGCCGGCGAGATCGAGCTGTGGGCCTTCGCTCCTGAACTACCCCGCAAGGCCCTGGATGAATTGCAGTCCGGCCGTGCCAGCCGCAGCGACCAGGCCCAGCAGCAGGCCTGCGGTTTCGCCTTCCGCGAACTCACCTTGCTGCTCATCGAGAAATGGAACCTGCCCAGGTTGATCCTGCAATTGATCCGTGGGGATGAAGGCCTGCGCGCCCGCCTGGCGCGCCTGGCCGTCAACGCAGGCCGCCACCTCAGCTACGGCCATGCCGATCCCGCCCTGCCCCATGACTTGGTGGAAGCCAGCCAGCTGACCCATGCCTCCATCCCCCAGGTGGCCCAATGCCTGCCTGGCCTGGCCGAAGGAGAACGGGTGGCCTTGATTGCCGCTGCGGAGGCACTGCCTGAGCAACCCTCCGGCAACCCCCACTGA